One Cryptomeria japonica chromosome 9, Sugi_1.0, whole genome shotgun sequence genomic window carries:
- the LOC131062763 gene encoding uncharacterized protein LOC131062763 codes for MGYIYEGMDRAKEGIKSAYEGDESKYRPIWDIIDRRWQTQLHRPLQAAAYYLNPAFHFRLDFKADEEVLSGLYSVIERMSPGHSSSIVQELEAFSNAEGEVFSRLLCKENRTKMQLDRWWQMFGPKTPNLQ; via the exons atgggctacatatacgagggcatggatagggccaaggagggcaTCAAATCTGCCTATGAAGGGGATGAGAGTAAGTATCGTCCCATTTGGGATATCATTGACAGGAGATGGCAGACCCAGCTTCACAGGCCCCTTCAAGCGGCTGCTTATTACCTCAATCCGGCATTCCATTTCCGCCTTGATTTCaaggcggatgaggaggttcttagtgggcTCTACTCAGTGATAGAGCGAATGTCGCCTGGTCATAGCAGCAGTATAGTCCAGGAGCTAGAGGCTTTTTCTAATGCTGAAGGGGAGGTCTTCTCTCGTCTGCTTTGCAAAGAAAATCGGACAAAAATGCAGCTAG ATAGGTGGTGGCAGATGTTTGGTCCTAAAACACCAAATCTTCAATAG